In Caldalkalibacillus thermarum, one DNA window encodes the following:
- a CDS encoding MOSC domain-containing protein, producing the protein MLIGHIKSILRYPVKSFSGEQIKKTNVMPYGLYGDRSHGLMDENRPGKFLTLTQWPEMVCYQAKFSGRESLEEYPQVQVKTPEGKTLIWGDQQLIQELEQRSQRKVSPVNYRPGHVPLGAIEEEHIQLVTDASLTRLSELWGREVDVRRFRPNFLIQLIDFVPFIEDTWIGRRLKIGEQVELEVQRHCERCMIITINPADGTRDPSFLKTVVRHRQNRFGVYATVVKTGVVVEGDPVVMI; encoded by the coding sequence ATGCTTATTGGCCATATTAAGTCGATCCTCCGCTATCCAGTCAAATCGTTTTCCGGAGAACAAATCAAAAAAACAAACGTGATGCCCTATGGTTTATACGGAGACAGGAGCCATGGTTTAATGGATGAAAACCGGCCAGGGAAATTCCTGACCCTTACGCAATGGCCGGAAATGGTCTGTTACCAAGCCAAGTTCTCTGGCAGGGAGTCATTGGAGGAATATCCACAAGTACAAGTCAAAACGCCGGAAGGGAAGACATTGATATGGGGAGATCAACAACTTATCCAAGAGTTAGAGCAGAGGTCACAGAGAAAGGTGTCACCAGTAAACTATAGGCCTGGCCATGTTCCTTTAGGAGCTATTGAGGAAGAGCATATTCAACTGGTCACTGACGCTTCCCTAACGAGATTAAGTGAGCTATGGGGGCGAGAGGTTGATGTTCGCCGTTTCCGTCCTAACTTTTTGATCCAACTTATTGACTTTGTTCCGTTTATTGAAGATACGTGGATTGGGCGGCGCCTCAAAATTGGAGAACAGGTTGAGCTTGAGGTCCAACGGCACTGTGAACGCTGCATGATTATCACCATTAACCCGGCAGATGGGACCAGGGATCCTTCCTTTTTAAAAACAGTGGTTCGCCACAGACAAAACAGGTTTGGCGTTTATGCAACAGTTGTTAAGACAGGGGTTGTTGTCGAAGGAGATCCTGTTGTGATGATCTAA
- a CDS encoding trimeric intracellular cation channel family protein — protein sequence MTWEVLNVIGTMAFAISGAIVAMREEYDLLGVYVLSFVTAFGGGAVRNVLLGLPVSLLWEQQGLFILVFVVVSLFILLPQLIIKPWNRWGHFFDAIGLSAFAIQGAMLASQAGHSLAAVIVAATLTGTGGGIIRDVLVGRKPLVFRDEIYALWAALAGFIVGMGWVIPPWTTYFLFVIVVVLRMVSVFYKWRLPKARAIQTSEEERRS from the coding sequence TTGACTTGGGAAGTGCTTAACGTGATCGGAACCATGGCTTTTGCGATCAGTGGAGCGATTGTGGCCATGCGTGAAGAGTATGATCTTTTGGGTGTGTATGTGCTCAGCTTTGTCACGGCGTTCGGCGGGGGAGCGGTACGCAATGTGTTGCTTGGTCTTCCCGTTTCATTGTTGTGGGAACAGCAGGGATTGTTTATCCTTGTTTTTGTAGTTGTCAGTTTGTTTATCCTGCTTCCTCAACTGATCATCAAACCTTGGAACCGGTGGGGTCATTTTTTTGACGCGATTGGCTTGTCGGCTTTTGCGATACAGGGGGCCATGCTGGCCAGCCAGGCCGGGCATTCCTTGGCCGCTGTCATTGTGGCCGCCACGTTAACCGGAACAGGGGGAGGCATTATCCGTGATGTCTTGGTTGGGCGGAAGCCGCTGGTGTTCAGAGACGAAATTTATGCCCTGTGGGCGGCCCTGGCCGGCTTTATTGTTGGGATGGGGTGGGTTATTCCGCCTTGGACTACCTATTTTTTATTTGTGATCGTTGTGGTCTTGCGTATGGTTTCAGTTTTTTATAAGTGGCGGCTGCCAAAAGCAAGGGCGATTCAGACTTCAGAGGAAGAGCGAAGGTCATAG
- a CDS encoding GDSL-type esterase/lipase family protein, translated as MREDQRHPLLYVALGDSLTVGIGTLFKPGFVQQYKKKAEHALKRNIQLKSYAKNGTTSTDIRHIMSNAQLQHDLQRAHLITLSVGGNDLRKASKPFLKTCHETVLQQALKEFRRNMSHIMTMISTLKKDQKQGYIIRLLEIYNPYPHLKVAEKWIKKFNQELKRFEEQPTVKVIPVYKAFKGREGQVLWIDRLHPNAKGYEVIAEELDKAGYYPLLKKKSDGLKL; from the coding sequence GTGAGAGAAGACCAGCGTCACCCTCTCTTGTATGTGGCCTTGGGGGACTCATTAACAGTGGGCATCGGCACGCTCTTTAAGCCCGGTTTTGTTCAGCAGTATAAGAAAAAGGCTGAACATGCTTTGAAACGGAATATTCAGCTCAAAAGTTATGCCAAAAACGGGACGACATCAACGGATATTCGGCACATCATGTCAAATGCCCAACTACAACACGACCTTCAACGCGCGCATCTTATCACTCTCAGTGTCGGTGGCAATGACTTGCGCAAGGCCTCAAAGCCTTTTTTAAAAACCTGTCATGAAACAGTCTTGCAGCAAGCTCTCAAAGAATTTAGAAGAAACATGTCCCATATTATGACCATGATCAGTACCTTGAAAAAAGATCAGAAACAGGGTTATATCATCCGGTTACTTGAGATCTACAATCCGTACCCGCACTTGAAAGTGGCAGAAAAATGGATAAAAAAATTTAATCAGGAGTTAAAACGGTTTGAAGAGCAGCCGACTGTCAAGGTGATCCCAGTCTATAAGGCCTTTAAAGGTAGGGAAGGCCAAGTGTTGTGGATTGACCGCCTGCACCCCAACGCCAAGGGATATGAAGTGATTGCGGAAGAATTGGATAAAGCAGGCTATTATCCGTTGCTCAAAAAGAAGTCTGACGGCCTCAAGCTTTAA